One Paenibacillus sp. FSL W8-0186 genomic window carries:
- a CDS encoding YheC/YheD family protein, protein MAIQRVASKWEKTKALNKKDHILPYIPETRKYSLAHLQDMLGAYNMVYIKPDCGTYGIGVMCVEKWKDDADENAALSYKLKFETQTETYPSIEALHQAIKKKIGQKTYLLQKGISLLTHRRRKFDIRALVQKTPQKTWETTAFIGRIAAPNKIVTNHHSGGTVLPIEDLLGPYLTPAQFNNLYKEMKALGVSAASQLSRKYPRIKEIGLDLAIDENFRVWILEVNTKPALFPFKWLQDKGIYKKVRRYAVAYGRLKSAK, encoded by the coding sequence TTGGCGATTCAGCGAGTTGCAAGCAAATGGGAAAAGACCAAAGCATTGAACAAAAAAGATCATATTCTGCCCTATATTCCGGAGACACGTAAATACTCCCTTGCCCACCTGCAAGACATGCTAGGCGCCTATAATATGGTGTACATCAAACCGGATTGCGGAACTTACGGCATTGGCGTTATGTGTGTAGAAAAATGGAAAGATGATGCTGACGAGAACGCTGCCCTGTCGTACAAACTGAAGTTTGAGACCCAAACCGAAACTTATCCAAGTATAGAAGCCCTTCATCAAGCCATCAAAAAGAAAATCGGTCAAAAAACATATTTGCTCCAAAAAGGAATTTCGCTATTAACCCATAGGCGCCGAAAATTTGATATCCGCGCCCTTGTGCAAAAAACGCCCCAGAAGACATGGGAGACTACAGCATTCATTGGTCGCATCGCCGCCCCCAATAAAATTGTTACCAATCATCATAGCGGAGGAACGGTTCTGCCGATCGAGGATTTGCTGGGTCCTTATTTGACGCCTGCACAGTTCAACAACCTATACAAGGAAATGAAAGCTCTCGGAGTTAGCGCAGCATCGCAGCTATCGCGCAAATATCCCCGCATTAAGGAGATTGGCCTTGACCTTGCCATCGATGAGAATTTCCGGGTGTGGATACTGGAGGTCAATACGAAGCCTGCACTATTTCCCTTCAAATGGCTGCAGGATAAAGGGATTTACAAAAAGGTTCGGCGATATGCAGTAGCCTACGGAAGGCTTAAATCCGCAAAGTAA
- the gyrB gene encoding DNA topoisomerase (ATP-hydrolyzing) subunit B: MSMNEQSYDESQIQVLEGLEAVRKRPGMYIGSTSSRGLHHLVWEVVDNSIDEALAGYADTIDVTIHPDNSITVSDNGRGIPVGEHPKMKRSTLEVVMTVLHAGGKFGGGGYKVSGGLHGVGVSVVNALSSKLIVQVRRDGHVYMQEYHRGVPQFDLRIIGEAGEHTGTKTTFYPDPEVFTETTVYDYNILLTRIRELAFLNKGINLSLTDERTGQSERFHYEGGIIEYVKYLNQNREVLHEEPIYVEGQRDMIVVEVALQYNDSYTENIHSFANNINTHEGGTHESGFKSALTRIINDYARKNNMIKDNDSNLTGDDVREGLTAIISVKIPEPQFEGQTKTKLGNSEVRGIVESLFAEKLQEFMEENPAVSRRVLEKALQASRAREAARKARELTRRKSALEVSALPGKLADCSSKDASISELYIVEGDSAGGSAKQGRDRHFQAILPLRGKILNVEKARLDRILGNAEIRAIVTALGTGIGEEFDLAKARYHKVIIMTDADVDGAHIRTLLLTFFFRYMRKLIEAGYIYIAQPPLFKIERNKTIRYAGSEQERDEIIAEFGENAKVNVQRYKGLGEMNAEQLWETTMDPESRTMQQVSISDAIQADAIFDTLMGDNVEPRRDFINEHAKYVTNLDI; encoded by the coding sequence ATGTCGATGAACGAACAATCGTATGACGAGAGTCAGATACAGGTGCTCGAAGGCCTGGAGGCCGTTCGTAAGCGGCCCGGTATGTACATTGGTTCAACCAGCTCCCGTGGACTGCACCATTTGGTGTGGGAAGTCGTGGACAATAGTATTGACGAAGCGCTTGCCGGTTATGCAGATACGATCGACGTAACGATTCATCCCGATAACAGCATTACCGTATCGGACAATGGACGCGGCATCCCTGTCGGGGAGCATCCGAAAATGAAGCGCTCTACGCTTGAGGTTGTCATGACTGTCCTGCATGCCGGCGGAAAGTTCGGCGGCGGCGGCTATAAAGTGTCCGGCGGTCTGCACGGCGTCGGCGTATCCGTTGTTAACGCCCTTTCTTCGAAGCTAATCGTCCAGGTACGGCGGGACGGCCATGTATACATGCAGGAATATCATCGCGGCGTGCCGCAGTTTGATCTTCGCATCATCGGTGAAGCAGGCGAGCATACCGGAACGAAGACGACATTTTATCCTGATCCGGAGGTTTTCACGGAGACGACGGTATATGACTATAATATTTTGCTGACCCGTATTCGCGAGCTGGCCTTCTTGAACAAAGGCATCAATTTGTCTTTGACGGACGAGCGAACGGGACAATCCGAACGGTTCCACTATGAGGGCGGAATTATCGAATACGTGAAATATTTGAACCAGAACAGGGAAGTTCTTCACGAAGAGCCGATTTATGTCGAAGGGCAGCGCGATATGATCGTGGTGGAGGTAGCGCTGCAATACAATGACAGCTATACGGAGAATATTCACTCCTTCGCGAACAACATCAATACGCATGAAGGCGGGACGCATGAATCCGGTTTTAAGAGCGCATTGACCCGGATCATTAATGATTATGCCCGTAAGAACAATATGATCAAGGATAACGACTCCAACCTGACCGGCGACGATGTGCGCGAGGGTCTGACGGCGATTATTTCTGTCAAAATCCCTGAGCCTCAGTTCGAAGGCCAAACGAAGACGAAGCTTGGGAACAGCGAAGTCCGGGGAATCGTTGAATCGTTATTTGCTGAAAAGCTGCAGGAGTTCATGGAAGAGAATCCAGCCGTCTCACGCCGGGTTCTAGAGAAAGCGCTGCAGGCTTCAAGAGCTCGCGAGGCGGCACGGAAGGCCCGTGAGCTGACGCGCCGGAAGAGCGCGCTGGAAGTAAGCGCACTTCCAGGCAAACTAGCAGACTGCTCCTCTAAGGATGCTTCGATCAGCGAACTGTACATCGTCGAAGGGGACTCCGCCGGCGGATCAGCCAAGCAGGGACGGGATCGGCATTTCCAAGCGATTCTGCCGCTGAGAGGTAAAATTCTTAACGTAGAGAAGGCCCGTTTGGACCGTATTCTCGGTAATGCGGAAATTCGGGCGATTGTTACGGCGCTAGGGACGGGGATCGGCGAAGAGTTCGATCTTGCCAAGGCTCGTTATCACAAGGTGATCATCATGACGGATGCGGATGTTGACGGTGCGCATATCCGTACCTTGCTCTTAACCTTCTTCTTCCGTTACATGCGAAAGCTGATTGAGGCTGGCTATATTTATATCGCACAGCCACCGCTCTTCAAGATTGAGCGGAACAAAACAATACGCTATGCCGGCTCGGAACAGGAGCGCGATGAAATCATTGCTGAGTTCGGTGAGAATGCCAAAGTCAACGTGCAGCGCTATAAGGGACTAGGCGAGATGAATGCTGAGCAGCTCTGGGAGACAACGATGGATCCCGAGAGCCGTACGATGCAGCAGGTATCCATTTCCGACGCGATTCAGGCCGATGCGATCTTCGATACGCTGATGGGCGATAACGTTGAACCTCGCCGTGATTTCATTAATGAGCACGCTAAGTACGTGACGAATCTGGATATATAA
- the yaaA gene encoding S4 domain-containing protein YaaA, with protein MKTVGISTEYIKLDQFLKLADCVPTGGMAKALLQEAAVKVNGEPEDRRGRKLYPGDTVDVEGCGVFQVAKQ; from the coding sequence ATGAAGACAGTCGGAATATCGACCGAATACATTAAGCTCGATCAGTTTCTGAAACTGGCGGATTGCGTACCTACGGGAGGCATGGCCAAAGCACTGCTGCAGGAGGCAGCTGTCAAGGTGAACGGCGAACCGGAGGATCGGCGGGGCCGCAAGCTGTATCCCGGGGATACGGTGGATGTGGAAGGATGCGGCGTGTTTCAGGTGGCCAAGCAATAA
- a CDS encoding DUF4871 domain-containing protein yields MLVKRWGISVFLILIVVTMTGCMKSADSLNSESQPWEESPLFQSNGYSMIGEEGRIGFLFDDSDVMRFKPNKVQKYMWHLWGDEQELNGKFKVVASPENGGEPVTVLEDLSLGSANNGADRHIPSQMSLPAKGMWKMDAYVGDSLFGTIFVQVHES; encoded by the coding sequence GTGTTGGTTAAAAGATGGGGCATATCGGTATTTTTGATTTTGATCGTTGTTACCATGACGGGCTGTATGAAAAGTGCGGACAGCCTGAATAGCGAATCGCAACCCTGGGAGGAGAGCCCGCTCTTTCAATCGAATGGCTACTCTATGATTGGAGAAGAAGGCCGAATTGGATTTCTATTTGACGATTCAGATGTTATGAGATTCAAACCTAATAAGGTCCAAAAATATATGTGGCATTTATGGGGCGATGAACAGGAACTGAACGGAAAATTCAAGGTGGTTGCAAGCCCTGAAAACGGCGGTGAACCCGTAACGGTGTTAGAGGATCTTTCTCTGGGCTCTGCTAACAATGGAGCAGATCGTCATATTCCATCGCAAATGTCATTGCCTGCGAAGGGGATGTGGAAGATGGACGCTTATGTTGGAGATTCTCTATTTGGAACGATATTTGTGCAAGTACATGAGAGTTAA
- the recF gene encoding DNA replication/repair protein RecF, whose amino-acid sequence MYVNHLRLENYRNYTALELNGFGNVNLLIGRNAQGKTNLLESLFVLALTKSHRTSKDKELIAFGSDHAVIAAEVEKKYGTLNLELRLSQQGKRARLNSLEQRKLSDFIGALNVVMFAPEDLEIVKGTPGIRRRFLDMEIGQVQPSYLFHLQQYQKVLMQRNNLLKQAYGAGPEMLTMLEIWNEQLAEHGVKIIKRRKQFIRKLQKWAEQIHEGITGGLEKLELSYLPSFGEAEEEDEAVLMEQFMIKLSQMKDQEIRRGMTLSGPHRDDLAFHINGNEAQVYGSQGQQRTTALSLKLAEIELIHEEIGEYPILLLDDVLSELDPYRQTQLIETFQSKVQTFITATGIESINAGRLQDASIFHVQEGQVNS is encoded by the coding sequence ATGTACGTGAATCATCTACGGTTGGAGAATTACCGGAACTATACAGCGCTTGAACTGAACGGCTTTGGTAATGTCAATTTGCTAATCGGCCGAAATGCGCAGGGGAAGACCAATCTGCTGGAATCTCTTTTCGTGCTGGCGTTGACCAAATCGCACCGTACCTCGAAGGATAAAGAGCTGATCGCCTTCGGCAGCGACCATGCGGTCATCGCCGCAGAGGTGGAGAAGAAATACGGCACGCTGAACCTGGAGCTCCGCTTATCCCAGCAGGGAAAAAGGGCCAGGCTAAACAGTCTGGAGCAGCGCAAGCTCAGCGATTTCATCGGCGCCTTGAACGTCGTCATGTTCGCTCCGGAGGACTTGGAGATCGTCAAGGGAACGCCAGGAATTCGCCGACGGTTCCTTGATATGGAAATCGGCCAGGTTCAGCCAAGCTATCTGTTCCATCTTCAGCAATACCAGAAGGTGCTGATGCAGAGAAACAATTTGCTTAAACAGGCTTATGGAGCCGGGCCCGAAATGCTGACGATGCTGGAGATTTGGAATGAACAGCTTGCGGAGCATGGTGTTAAAATTATCAAAAGAAGGAAACAATTTATAAGAAAGCTGCAAAAATGGGCGGAGCAGATTCATGAAGGCATCACAGGAGGCCTCGAAAAGCTGGAATTATCCTATTTGCCTTCCTTCGGAGAGGCCGAGGAAGAAGATGAAGCTGTCCTAATGGAGCAATTTATGATAAAGTTATCACAAATGAAAGATCAGGAAATACGCCGTGGCATGACGCTTTCCGGGCCGCACCGCGATGATTTGGCATTTCATATCAACGGGAATGAAGCCCAGGTATACGGCTCCCAGGGACAGCAAAGAACGACGGCATTGTCGCTAAAGTTAGCAGAAATCGAGTTGATCCATGAAGAGATTGGGGAGTATCCGATCCTTCTGCTCGATGATGTGTTGTCTGAACTTGATCCATATAGGCAAACTCAATTGATCGAGACTTTTCAGAGTAAAGTGCAGACGTTCATCACGGCAACGGGCATTGAGAGCATCAATGCGGGCCGGCTGCAGGACGCCAGCATTTTTCATGTGCAGGAAGGACAAGTCAATTCATAA
- a CDS encoding HD-GYP domain-containing protein — MNKIPVTELKPGLKIVNNVYSPLGGLLLQKGKVLLPRDLDILRAFLISAVEIEEPFKSSNSSEANTAKPTQERAKAEKAPSALAESENEHTISMLHQEYDRMLHLTKSAFQSVLAAELPIYELRRQLEALLSQLKYYKVLTFTPRNMNEYDYLYHNAILSAMTSYLLAQWHGLPQKDWMQVAFAGLLHDIGNTKIDPLILYNPNSLTESEAEEMRMHTTYGYQQLRKTSAINEGVRLTALQHHEKMDGSGYPFHLMGDKIHIYARIVAVADIFHAMTLNRRYRKAQSPYLVLEQLKSEAFGKLDPSIVQTFVEKVTQFHNGMKVLLSNGKTGEIVFSDRNHPTRPMVSVNGEIYNLMQDTSLHIEEVLS; from the coding sequence ATGAATAAGATCCCTGTGACAGAACTGAAGCCCGGGTTAAAAATCGTAAACAACGTATACAGTCCCTTAGGCGGATTATTACTGCAAAAGGGGAAGGTGCTGTTGCCGAGGGATTTGGATATTTTACGCGCATTCCTGATTTCGGCGGTAGAAATCGAGGAGCCTTTTAAATCCTCGAACTCGAGTGAGGCTAATACGGCTAAACCCACTCAGGAGAGAGCAAAGGCCGAAAAGGCCCCCTCGGCTCTTGCAGAGTCAGAAAATGAACATACAATCAGCATGCTTCATCAAGAGTATGACCGGATGCTGCACTTAACGAAAAGTGCTTTCCAGTCCGTATTGGCTGCCGAGCTTCCCATCTATGAGCTGCGACGTCAGTTGGAGGCTTTGCTCAGTCAATTGAAGTATTATAAAGTATTGACGTTTACGCCGCGTAATATGAATGAATATGATTACCTGTACCATAATGCCATTCTTTCCGCAATGACGTCTTATTTACTTGCCCAGTGGCACGGCTTGCCGCAAAAGGATTGGATGCAGGTCGCCTTTGCCGGTCTGTTGCATGACATCGGGAACACGAAGATTGATCCACTCATTCTGTATAACCCGAATTCCCTTACGGAGAGCGAAGCCGAAGAAATGCGCATGCATACGACGTACGGATATCAACAACTTCGAAAAACGTCAGCCATCAATGAAGGGGTTCGTCTCACGGCGCTGCAGCATCATGAGAAAATGGACGGTTCCGGATATCCGTTTCATTTGATGGGAGACAAAATACATATTTATGCAAGGATTGTAGCGGTAGCTGATATATTCCATGCAATGACCCTTAACCGGAGGTACCGTAAAGCGCAATCCCCATACTTGGTTCTGGAGCAGCTAAAGTCCGAAGCATTTGGCAAGCTGGATCCGAGTATCGTACAGACCTTCGTCGAAAAGGTTACGCAGTTCCATAATGGCATGAAAGTGCTCCTTAGCAACGGTAAAACGGGTGAGATTGTATTCTCCGACCGCAATCATCCTACCCGGCCGATGGTATCGGTTAACGGTGAAATTTATAATTTGATGCAGGACACCAGTTTGCATATTGAGGAAGTTCTTTCCTAG
- a CDS encoding extracellular matrix/biofilm biosynthesis regulator RemA family protein — protein sequence MYIHLGGEKVILSSELVAIFDISIEKSSKISKQFVSHAIKEKNVQRIGEEEAKSIVVTKSTVYYSPISSATLKKKANISFAI from the coding sequence ATGTACATTCACTTAGGTGGTGAGAAAGTAATTCTCTCTTCAGAGCTGGTGGCCATCTTCGATATTTCCATTGAGAAATCCTCGAAGATTTCCAAGCAGTTCGTTAGCCACGCGATCAAGGAGAAGAATGTGCAGCGCATCGGAGAGGAAGAAGCCAAGTCGATCGTAGTGACGAAATCTACGGTCTATTATTCGCCAATTTCTTCCGCGACGCTGAAGAAGAAGGCCAATATATCTTTTGCTATTTAA
- the gyrA gene encoding DNA gyrase subunit A: MAEEKFSQIIDRDINVEMRESFMDYAMSIIVSRALPDVRDGLKPVHRRILYAMSELGMYPDKPYKKSARIVGEVIGKYHPHGDSAVYETMVRMAQDFSMRYMLVEGHGNFGSIDGDFAAAMRYTEARLSKIAMEMLRDINKETIDFMPNYDGEEHEPVVLPARYPNLLVNGVSGIAVGMATNIPPHNLGEVIDGVQAMIKNPDIDSLELMDYIQGPDFPTAGYIMGRSGIRQAYTTGRGSVTMRARTTIEENNNKARIIVDELPYQVNKARLVEKIAELVREKKIDGITDLRDESDRNGMRVVIELRRDVNPNVVLNNLYKHTSLQSTFGINMLAIVNNEPKILTLKEVLHHYLQHQVDVIRRRTEFELKKAEARAHILEGLRVALDNLDEVIALIRGSRTTEIARTGLMERFGLSQEQAQAILDMRLQRLTGLEREKIEEEYNELLQKIAEYREILANESLVLQIISDELQEIRERFADPRRTEITVGAESILDEDLIPQEDVVITITHTGYIKRLPLTTYRSQKRGGRGVVGMDTKDNDFVEHLFVTNTHHYLMFFTDRGKAYRLKAYEIPELGRTARGTPIINLIQIEQGETVNAVIPVEKFDEEKYLFFATRQGIVKKTPLEDYVNIRRGGLIAVNLREDDTLIDVRLTDGEQEMIMGTAQGMSIRFPESDVRSMGRAATGVKGITLDEGDTLIGMDVIVPDQDILIVTTKGYGKRTPVSEYRVQSRGGKGIKTINVTEKNGPVVGLKVVKNDEDLMIITSSGTLIRTSMEGISTMGRNTQGVKLINIREDDAVATVCRSDKSEEQDSHENDEDSLESVLSPETANAEDHGGVDEVDEADPNGDMDSSEE, from the coding sequence ATGGCGGAAGAAAAATTTTCGCAAATCATAGATCGGGACATTAATGTGGAAATGCGCGAATCCTTTATGGATTATGCGATGAGCATTATTGTCAGCCGTGCTCTGCCAGATGTTAGGGATGGCTTAAAGCCGGTGCATCGTCGTATTCTATATGCGATGTCCGAGCTTGGGATGTATCCCGATAAGCCGTATAAGAAGTCGGCGAGAATCGTCGGCGAAGTTATTGGTAAATATCATCCGCACGGGGATTCGGCAGTATATGAAACGATGGTCCGGATGGCCCAGGATTTCTCTATGCGTTACATGCTTGTAGAAGGTCACGGCAACTTCGGTTCTATAGACGGTGACTTTGCTGCGGCAATGCGATATACCGAAGCGCGCTTATCCAAGATTGCGATGGAGATGCTGCGCGATATCAATAAAGAAACGATCGATTTCATGCCAAACTATGATGGTGAAGAGCATGAACCGGTCGTGCTTCCGGCACGGTATCCGAACCTGCTCGTTAACGGGGTATCCGGTATTGCGGTTGGTATGGCGACGAATATTCCGCCGCACAATCTAGGCGAGGTCATCGACGGAGTTCAGGCGATGATCAAGAATCCGGATATCGACTCGCTAGAGCTGATGGATTACATCCAAGGCCCAGATTTCCCAACTGCCGGTTATATTATGGGGCGTTCAGGCATTCGCCAGGCATACACCACTGGTCGCGGTTCCGTGACCATGCGAGCCAGAACGACGATCGAAGAGAATAACAATAAAGCACGCATTATTGTGGACGAGCTTCCTTACCAAGTGAATAAGGCCAGACTCGTTGAGAAGATCGCTGAACTCGTTCGCGAGAAGAAGATCGACGGAATTACCGATTTGCGGGACGAATCCGACCGTAACGGGATGCGCGTAGTCATTGAGCTGCGCCGTGACGTCAATCCGAATGTCGTGCTGAACAATTTATATAAGCATACGTCCTTGCAGAGTACTTTTGGCATTAATATGCTTGCGATTGTAAACAATGAGCCGAAGATTCTGACCCTTAAGGAAGTTCTTCATCATTATTTGCAGCATCAAGTAGATGTTATTCGCCGCCGGACGGAATTCGAGCTGAAGAAAGCGGAAGCGCGTGCTCATATTCTGGAAGGATTGCGAGTTGCACTTGATAACCTGGATGAGGTCATTGCCCTGATTCGCGGATCGCGTACGACGGAAATTGCCCGTACAGGGTTAATGGAGCGGTTCGGGCTCAGCCAGGAGCAAGCCCAAGCGATTCTCGATATGCGTCTGCAACGCCTGACTGGCTTGGAGCGCGAGAAGATCGAGGAAGAATATAATGAGCTTCTGCAGAAAATCGCCGAGTATCGCGAGATTCTTGCGAACGAATCCCTCGTTCTGCAAATTATCAGCGATGAGCTTCAAGAGATTCGCGAACGCTTTGCCGATCCGCGCCGTACGGAAATCACGGTCGGTGCAGAGAGCATTCTAGATGAGGACTTGATTCCGCAGGAAGATGTCGTCATTACGATTACACACACCGGCTATATCAAACGTCTGCCATTGACCACTTATCGCAGTCAGAAGCGCGGCGGACGGGGTGTCGTGGGCATGGATACGAAGGATAATGACTTCGTGGAGCATCTGTTCGTAACGAATACGCATCATTACTTGATGTTCTTTACGGATCGAGGCAAAGCGTATCGCCTGAAGGCCTACGAAATTCCAGAGCTCGGCCGGACAGCGCGCGGGACGCCGATCATTAACCTAATCCAGATTGAACAAGGGGAGACGGTTAACGCAGTTATTCCGGTAGAGAAGTTCGACGAGGAGAAGTACCTATTCTTCGCGACACGCCAAGGGATCGTCAAGAAGACGCCGCTGGAGGACTATGTCAACATCCGCAGAGGCGGACTGATCGCCGTGAACCTGCGGGAAGACGATACGCTGATCGACGTAAGACTTACCGATGGCGAGCAAGAAATGATTATGGGGACGGCCCAAGGGATGTCCATTCGTTTCCCGGAAAGCGATGTCCGCTCTATGGGCAGAGCAGCTACCGGGGTGAAAGGCATCACGCTTGATGAGGGGGATACACTAATCGGTATGGATGTTATCGTCCCTGATCAGGATATCCTGATCGTAACGACCAAAGGTTACGGTAAGCGCACCCCTGTCTCCGAATATCGGGTTCAGAGCCGTGGCGGTAAGGGAATCAAGACGATTAACGTTACGGAGAAGAACGGTCCAGTCGTCGGCCTGAAGGTTGTTAAGAATGATGAAGACTTAATGATTATTACCAGCAGCGGTACGCTCATTCGTACGAGCATGGAAGGCATTTCGACCATGGGACGTAATACGCAGGGCGTGAAGCTGATCAATATTCGCGAGGACGATGCTGTTGCTACCGTCTGCCGCTCAGACAAGAGCGAAGAGCAGGACAGTCATGAGAATGATGAGGATAGCCTCGAAAGTGTATTAAGCCCAGAAACGGCAAACGCCGAAGATCATGGCGGGGTAGATGAAGTAGACGAGGCAGATCCAAATGGTGACATGGATTCATCCGAAGAATAA